A genomic stretch from Engraulis encrasicolus isolate BLACKSEA-1 chromosome 10, IST_EnEncr_1.0, whole genome shotgun sequence includes:
- the mon1ba gene encoding vacuolar fusion protein MON1 homolog B, producing the protein GGLPSHSHSPSPPPSPFCNHEEEVMTDSWRGHRKHVFVLSEAGKPIYSRYGNEEALSTTMGVMTALVSFVQSGDDTIRSIHSDDHTVVFMQQGPLVLVLVSNNKQCEHQLHTELLYVHYQIVSMLTQASINRIFEQKQNYDLRRLLTGSERTLDGLLDLIDHDPSFLLSAVQCVPLSSSLRDSISQAMQRATTPNLVFSILIANNQLLTIVQERMVLEDARLKPIDLLLVLNFITSSSAFHGGEIWTPICLPLFNADCYFYAYVAFLDPPACTVCLLLITTDRNAFFAAAECKRKIEESFRAQNVLADIARAESYHASQVGVPDLRHFMYMPFNIPDKHHQLPQFTSSLMAEPYVGRERTRLLDLYRNVHSRIHSTTPPLKIIYRVSKKEVLFAWTTEKFELYTCFCPFVTKASAINHVTKLLRWIKKAEDRLFIRSPPKYSTVPSTRTGGSSDRHGGSNRQENPDGGLSLL; encoded by the exons GGAGGTCtcccctcccactcccactccccctcccctcctccctctcccttctgcaATCACGAAGAGGAAGTGATGACAGATAGTTGGAGAGGACACAGGAAGCATGTGTTCGTCCTGAGCGAAGCAGGCAAGCCTATTTACTCTCGCTATGGCAACGAGGAAGCGCTCTCGACGACGATGGGTGTCATGACGGCACTGGTGTCCTTCGTCCAGAGTGGGGATGACACCATCCGCTCCATCCACTCAG ATGACCATACAGTTGTCTTCATGCAGCAAGGCCCTTTGGTGCTCGTTCTGGTATCCAACAACAAGCAGTGCGAGCATCAGCTGCACACCGAACTCCTGTACGTGCACTACCAGATCGTCAGCATGCTCACACAGGCCAGCATCAACCGCATCTTCGAACAGAAGCAGAACTACGACCTGCGTCGCCTCCTGACGGGCTCCGAGAGGACCCTGGACGGCCTGCTAGACCTCATCGACCACGACCCCAGCTTCCTGCTCTCTGCGGTGCAGTGCGTGcccctgtcgtcttccctgaGGGACTCCATCAGCCAGGCCATGCAGAGGGCCACCACTCCCAACTTGGTCTTCTCCATCCTCATTGCCAACAATCAGCTGCTCACCATTGTCCAGGAGAGGATGGTTCTGGAGGACGCCAGGCTGAAGCCCATCGACCTTCTCCTGGTGCTCAACTTCATCACGTCCTCCTCAGCCTTCCACGGAGGAGAGATCTGGACGCCGATCTGCCTGCCACTCTTCAACGCCGACTGCTATTTCTATGCCTACGTGGCCTTCCTGGACCCTCCCGCTTGCACAGTGTGCCTTCTCCTCATCACCACCGACCGCAATGCGTTCTTCGCTGCGGCAGAGTGCAAGAGGAAGATCGAGGAGAGCTTCAGGGCTCAGAATGTTCTGGCTGACATTGCAAGGGCTGAGTCCTACCATGCCAGTCAGGTTGGCGTGCCAGACCTGAGGCACTTCATGTACATGCCCTTCAACATTCCCGACAAACACCACCAGCTGCCACAGTTCACCAG ctCGTTGATGGCGGAACCCTATGTGGGGCGGGAGAGGACAAGGCTGCTTGATCTGTATAGAAACGTGCACAGCCGGATACACAGCACCACGCCACCACTGAAAATCATCTATCGTGTTTCAAAGAAGGAAGTTTTATTTGCTTGG ACTACAGAGAAGTTTGAGCTGTATACCTGCTTTTGCCCTTTCGTGACGAAGGCATCTGCCATCAACCATGTGACCAAACTACTGCGATGGATTAAAAAGGCAGAAGATCGACTTTTCATCCGTAGCCCTCCAAAGTACTCCACCGTACCCAGCACAAGAACAGGAGGCTCCAGTGATAGACACGGCGGCTCCAACAGACAGGAGAATCCTGATGGAGGCCTTTCTCTCCTATAA